Proteins from a genomic interval of Sphingobacterium sp. SYP-B4668:
- a CDS encoding amidohydrolase family protein: protein MRIDSHQHFWRFDPVRDSWITAEMDMIRQDFMPADLKPILQRNGFEACIAVQADQSHLETDFLVGLAIQNSFIKGVIGWVDFRSPKIGEYLEKYKKQPLIKGFRHVVEAEADPDFLIRDSFQNGLAQLVQYGFTYDLLVSPKHYTSVLTCVSNNPEQQFILDHIAKPPIKIQEFDDWAHFIEQLSSFPNVSCKVSGLATEAEWKSWKLEHFARYLEHVFACFGHHRIMFGSDWPVCLLAASYEEGIAIVESKLDTFDTNQRDAFWALNAVKIYNL, encoded by the coding sequence ATGCGCATAGATTCACATCAGCACTTCTGGAGATTTGATCCCGTTCGTGACAGTTGGATTACAGCGGAGATGGATATGATTCGGCAAGATTTTATGCCGGCAGACCTGAAGCCTATTCTACAGCGTAATGGATTTGAGGCCTGCATTGCTGTTCAAGCAGATCAGTCACATCTAGAAACCGACTTCTTGGTTGGATTAGCCATTCAAAATTCCTTTATTAAAGGAGTAATTGGTTGGGTTGACTTTCGTTCCCCTAAGATTGGAGAATATCTGGAAAAGTACAAAAAGCAGCCATTGATCAAAGGATTTAGACACGTGGTGGAAGCAGAGGCAGATCCTGATTTTTTGATACGTGATTCCTTCCAAAATGGGCTTGCTCAACTCGTCCAATACGGATTCACTTACGATCTGTTAGTTAGTCCGAAACACTACACGAGTGTGCTTACTTGCGTATCCAATAATCCTGAGCAACAATTCATATTAGATCATATTGCGAAACCCCCAATCAAAATACAAGAATTTGACGATTGGGCACACTTCATTGAGCAACTTTCGTCATTTCCAAATGTGAGCTGTAAAGTGTCGGGTTTGGCTACCGAGGCCGAGTGGAAAAGTTGGAAACTTGAACACTTTGCTCGATATCTTGAACATGTGTTTGCTTGCTTTGGGCATCATCGTATTATGTTTGGATCAGATTGGCCAGTATGTCTGCTTGCAGCTTCTTATGAAGAGGGAATAGCTATTGTTGAATCTAAGCTGGACACATTCGATACCAATCAGCGTGATGCTTTTTGGGCTTTGAATGCTGTAAAAATTTATAATCTATAA
- a CDS encoding GNAT family N-acetyltransferase yields MTFEEITSNDLEELRTLGPDDWNDIVPDFEFYIRSPYCHPIKVVEAKRIIGIGSLIIFEHTAWLAHIIVDTSSRGRGIGAMIVNELIQISTVKGIKSCLLIATELGKPIYLRAGFRIVGEYTFLKRDKGWPYFKISEDVIPFEEKYRHALYKLDQRISGENRENILKEQLRECLIYVKEEKVEGYYMPNLKEGMIFANTVHAGIELMKIKYETIDKAVLPSANFQALAFLKQNGFIETATAPRMAVGPDINWEPTKMYSRIAGSLG; encoded by the coding sequence ATGACATTTGAAGAAATAACAAGTAATGACCTCGAAGAATTAAGAACCTTAGGTCCGGATGATTGGAACGATATCGTTCCAGACTTTGAATTTTACATTCGGTCTCCCTACTGCCATCCCATCAAAGTTGTTGAAGCAAAAAGAATTATCGGAATAGGATCGTTAATTATATTTGAGCACACAGCTTGGTTGGCGCATATCATTGTAGATACTTCTTCTAGGGGCCGAGGTATCGGAGCAATGATCGTCAACGAATTGATTCAAATTTCAACCGTTAAAGGGATAAAAAGTTGTCTGCTCATTGCTACGGAATTGGGAAAACCCATATATCTTCGAGCTGGATTTAGAATAGTAGGCGAATATACATTTCTCAAAAGAGATAAAGGATGGCCATATTTTAAGATATCAGAAGATGTAATACCCTTTGAAGAAAAGTATCGACATGCTCTTTATAAATTAGACCAACGAATTTCGGGTGAAAATCGTGAGAATATACTAAAGGAGCAGTTGCGTGAATGTTTGATATACGTCAAAGAGGAAAAAGTCGAGGGGTACTACATGCCAAATCTAAAAGAAGGGATGATCTTCGCAAATACGGTTCATGCAGGAATAGAACTTATGAAAATAAAATATGAAACTATTGACAAAGCAGTGCTTCCTTCGGCCAACTTTCAGGCCCTCGCCTTTCTCAAACAGAATGGATTTATTGAAACAGCCACGGCTCCAAGAATGGCTGTAGGGCCAGATATAAACTGGGAACCAACGAAGATGTACAGCAGAATTGCCGGGAGTCTAGGGTAA
- a CDS encoding fumarylacetoacetate hydrolase family protein — MKLIRFGEQGKEKIGVQIDGVNYDTSAFGGDYNESFFEEDGLVRLEEFVKANQGQLVEVADEIRLGAPFARPSKIVCIGLNYKDHAEETGAAIPAEPIIFMKSTTSLMGPNDQIMIPKNSVKTDWEVEFGIVIGKRTSYVEESNALDYVAGYVLHNDVSEREYQLERGGTWDKGKGCDTFAPMGPYMATADEIEDINNVRLWLKVNGKKYQDGNTKNLIFSVPFIVSYVSRFMTLLPGDVISTGTPAGVGLGFNPPIYLQPGDVVELGADGLGESRQEVVAYRS, encoded by the coding sequence ATGAAATTAATTCGTTTCGGTGAGCAAGGAAAAGAAAAGATTGGCGTACAGATAGATGGAGTCAATTATGACACTTCTGCTTTTGGAGGAGATTATAATGAGTCATTTTTTGAGGAAGATGGCCTGGTTAGATTAGAAGAATTTGTAAAAGCCAACCAAGGTCAATTAGTCGAGGTAGCCGATGAAATACGTCTAGGTGCACCATTTGCGCGTCCTTCTAAGATTGTTTGTATAGGACTTAACTATAAGGATCATGCTGAAGAAACCGGTGCGGCAATTCCTGCTGAACCTATTATTTTTATGAAATCTACCACCTCATTGATGGGACCGAACGATCAAATCATGATTCCTAAGAATTCGGTTAAGACTGATTGGGAAGTTGAGTTTGGTATTGTCATCGGGAAGCGAACGTCTTATGTGGAAGAATCCAATGCATTGGACTATGTTGCAGGATATGTATTGCATAATGATGTATCAGAGCGCGAGTATCAATTAGAGAGAGGTGGCACGTGGGATAAAGGTAAGGGATGCGATACCTTTGCTCCAATGGGACCTTATATGGCCACAGCAGACGAAATTGAAGATATCAACAATGTACGCCTTTGGCTGAAGGTCAACGGTAAGAAATATCAAGATGGAAATACCAAAAACCTGATTTTCTCAGTACCTTTTATTGTTAGTTATGTCTCTCGATTCATGACTCTTCTACCAGGTGATGTGATTTCCACAGGTACTCCAGCAGGCGTAGGTCTTGGTTTCAATCCTCCTATTTATCTTCAACCTGGTGATGTTGTAGAGTTGGGTGCTGATGGTTTGGGTGAATCACGTCAAGAAGTAGTCGCTTATCGGTCTTAA
- the map gene encoding type I methionyl aminopeptidase, translated as MSITSQSELIGMQEASKAVAYTLRKMIDYAQPGMSTKDLDEYGANILTEFGANSAPFLTYGFPGWTCISVDDEFCHGIPSDRRVLQDGDLINIDVSAELNGFWSDNGASFVLGTDIHQHQKLVDASKDILRKAIDNIRGGVKIADVGHLMESEARKKGYKVIKNLGGHGIGRSLHEEPDELLNYKNRFDQRRFKKNSVVAIETFISTSSTYATELSDGWTMVGNKGGYMAQHEHTIVITDGKPIILTEGNHIWS; from the coding sequence ATGTCCATAACATCACAATCCGAATTAATAGGAATGCAGGAGGCAAGTAAAGCTGTTGCCTATACATTAAGAAAAATGATTGACTACGCTCAACCTGGAATGAGCACGAAAGACTTGGATGAATATGGTGCAAATATTTTGACCGAATTTGGTGCAAATTCAGCTCCTTTTTTAACCTATGGATTCCCTGGGTGGACTTGTATTAGTGTTGATGATGAGTTTTGCCATGGCATTCCCTCAGATAGGCGTGTACTCCAAGATGGTGATTTAATAAATATTGATGTTTCGGCCGAACTTAATGGCTTTTGGTCGGACAATGGAGCATCGTTTGTACTAGGCACAGATATCCATCAACATCAAAAACTAGTGGATGCATCCAAAGATATCTTAAGAAAAGCGATAGACAATATCCGTGGCGGAGTCAAAATAGCTGATGTAGGACATTTGATGGAGTCTGAAGCAAGAAAAAAGGGATATAAAGTTATCAAAAATCTTGGCGGTCACGGTATAGGAAGGAGTTTGCACGAAGAGCCAGACGAATTACTAAACTACAAAAACAGGTTTGATCAACGGCGATTTAAAAAGAATTCGGTCGTCGCGATTGAAACGTTTATCTCTACATCATCTACTTATGCAACAGAGCTCAGTGACGGTTGGACAATGGTTGGTAATAAAGGAGGATACATGGCACAGCATGAACATACCATCGTCATAACAGATGGAAAACCGATTATATTAACAGAAGGTAATCACATATGGTCCTAA
- a CDS encoding SRPBCC family protein, translating into MKNNSVSLHRIIQASPEKVFRAFADPVAHASWLPPYGFICTVQEMDFKIGGVFKMTFINFSTGKGHSFGGEYLEIVPNELVKYVDRFDNPNLPGEITTTVWLNKVSCGTELKVIQENIPDMIPVEMCYLGWQESLDKMKKLVEPDIPEA; encoded by the coding sequence ATGAAAAATAATAGTGTTTCCTTACATAGGATTATTCAGGCGAGTCCTGAAAAAGTATTTCGTGCCTTTGCAGATCCGGTAGCACACGCCAGTTGGTTGCCACCTTACGGTTTTATCTGTACGGTGCAAGAGATGGACTTTAAGATCGGTGGCGTATTCAAAATGACCTTTATTAATTTCAGTACGGGCAAGGGGCATTCTTTCGGTGGGGAGTATTTGGAAATTGTGCCTAACGAACTAGTCAAATACGTCGATCGGTTTGATAATCCAAATTTGCCTGGCGAAATAACGACTACTGTGTGGTTGAATAAAGTCTCGTGCGGTACCGAGTTGAAAGTCATACAAGAAAATATTCCAGATATGATTCCGGTTGAAATGTGCTACCTAGGTTGGCAAGAGTCGCTGGATAAAATGAAAAAATTAGTTGAACCTGATATCCCGGAAGCCTAA
- a CDS encoding arsenate reductase family protein, producing the protein MIKIYHNKMCSKSCAALDLLNQSQIELQVQEYLYDVPSKAELIAILKLLQMKPFELIRQNESLFQQQFASLILSDEDWLEIMLKHPILIERPIIIKDGKAIIGRPLEKVINLL; encoded by the coding sequence ATGATCAAGATATATCACAATAAGATGTGTAGTAAAAGCTGTGCTGCACTAGATTTGCTAAATCAGAGTCAGATTGAACTCCAAGTGCAGGAGTATCTTTACGACGTGCCGAGTAAAGCGGAATTGATTGCCATCTTGAAGTTACTCCAAATGAAGCCGTTTGAGCTTATACGACAGAATGAGTCACTATTTCAGCAACAATTCGCAAGCCTTATTTTAAGTGATGAGGATTGGCTTGAGATTATGTTAAAGCACCCGATATTGATAGAACGACCAATTATCATAAAAGACGGAAAGGCGATTATTGGTCGCCCGCTGGAAAAAGTAATTAATCTCTTATGA
- a CDS encoding OsmC family protein — MKYQHIFKAALNWKQPATSTHKIYNKSHQISIVGKADMQVSAAKAFKGDPALYNPEDMLLSSLMSCHMMSYLYVCDRHDIEVISYSDYAEAVLEVDTAGSGRIVQVHLTPQVTIRNASQIELALSLHKEANKLCFIANSCNFPVHHHAKCNAI, encoded by the coding sequence ATGAAATACCAGCACATTTTCAAAGCAGCCTTAAACTGGAAGCAGCCAGCAACATCAACACATAAAATCTACAACAAAAGCCATCAAATTTCTATTGTAGGTAAAGCAGATATGCAGGTATCGGCAGCTAAAGCTTTCAAGGGAGACCCAGCATTATACAATCCGGAAGACATGTTGCTGAGCAGCTTGATGTCGTGTCACATGATGTCTTATTTGTATGTGTGTGACCGACACGATATCGAAGTAATTTCTTATTCCGATTATGCAGAAGCGGTGCTGGAAGTAGATACAGCTGGTAGTGGTCGTATTGTACAGGTACACCTTACCCCTCAGGTAACTATCCGAAATGCCTCTCAAATAGAATTGGCGTTAAGTTTGCATAAAGAGGCAAATAAGCTCTGTTTCATAGCTAATTCATGTAATTTCCCTGTACACCACCATGCAAAATGTAATGCAATTTAA
- a CDS encoding exo-beta-N-acetylmuramidase NamZ family protein, with protein MNVTFLKAQTTLDYCNDRIRTGAEQTERYVPYLKGKRVAILGNPSTVIKDKHLVDSLLSLGIQIVKIFGPEHGFRGNASNGTEVSDEIDQQTQIPIISLYGNKKKPSNQDLKDVDIFIYDVQDMGVRFYTNINTLRDIMEACAENSKELMILDRPNPNAYLIDGPILDMKHKSGIGQFPLPIAHGLTTAEFAQMVNGEGWMATSKKCKLKIIPVENYKHNMLYRLPVSPSPNLNTEQSILLYPSTCLFEGVKINHGRGTDFPFTILGSPVYKGIYSFSFTPVSKKGMSETPLFMNEMCYGLDLRSYNLQELVNSKQINLTWIKELYEKSPEKDKFFDQSFSKQIGSIERLVGVDAFRTQIENGVSEAEIRKSWAPGLAKYKIMRKKYLIYKD; from the coding sequence ATGAATGTTACATTCTTGAAAGCCCAAACAACTCTTGATTATTGTAATGATCGGATACGTACTGGAGCAGAACAAACGGAGCGTTACGTCCCTTATTTAAAAGGAAAACGGGTTGCTATACTTGGCAATCCCTCCACGGTGATTAAAGATAAGCATCTTGTGGACAGTCTTTTAAGCTTGGGTATCCAGATTGTTAAGATTTTTGGGCCGGAACACGGTTTCAGAGGGAATGCCAGTAATGGCACGGAGGTGTCTGATGAGATAGACCAACAAACCCAGATTCCTATCATCTCATTGTATGGAAACAAGAAGAAGCCATCAAATCAGGATTTGAAAGACGTCGATATATTCATATATGATGTTCAAGATATGGGCGTGCGTTTTTATACCAATATTAACACATTGCGTGATATTATGGAGGCCTGCGCGGAAAATAGTAAGGAACTTATGATTTTGGATCGCCCCAATCCAAATGCTTATCTTATCGATGGGCCAATACTAGATATGAAGCATAAATCAGGTATTGGTCAATTTCCTCTTCCTATTGCACACGGCTTGACAACTGCTGAATTTGCTCAAATGGTCAATGGAGAAGGATGGATGGCTACCTCTAAGAAATGTAAGTTAAAGATTATCCCTGTCGAAAATTACAAGCATAATATGCTCTATCGACTACCGGTAAGTCCTTCGCCAAATCTGAATACCGAACAAAGCATATTGCTCTATCCCAGCACCTGCCTTTTTGAGGGAGTGAAAATAAATCACGGTAGAGGGACCGATTTTCCTTTCACTATACTTGGAAGCCCCGTCTATAAGGGAATTTATTCATTTTCCTTTACGCCTGTCAGTAAAAAAGGAATGAGTGAGACGCCACTTTTTATGAACGAAATGTGTTATGGACTAGATTTACGAAGCTATAATTTGCAGGAACTTGTGAATAGCAAACAAATCAATCTGACTTGGATTAAGGAGCTATATGAAAAGTCTCCTGAAAAAGATAAGTTTTTCGATCAAAGTTTTTCAAAGCAAATTGGAAGTATTGAGAGGCTCGTCGGTGTAGATGCTTTTCGCACGCAGATTGAAAATGGAGTGAGTGAGGCGGAGATTCGGAAAAGTTGGGCACCCGGACTTGCCAAATACAAAATAATGCGTAAAAAATACCTGATTTATAAAGATTAG
- a CDS encoding DUF1572 domain-containing protein — MTSQVKLANRFREVILNGVWIANTNYKDQLGNLDWQVAITRLLDLNSISVLAQHVHYYINGIRLVLLGGALDIKDKYSFDFQLIQSQEQWTNFLLKFWRDAEEFAELVERLPEGRLSEYFVEEKYGTYLRNIEAMIEHSYYHLGQIVMIKKILNNQKKIQ, encoded by the coding sequence ATGACAAGTCAAGTTAAACTTGCAAATAGATTTCGAGAGGTGATCCTAAATGGGGTCTGGATAGCAAATACAAATTATAAAGATCAATTGGGAAATTTGGATTGGCAAGTCGCAATAACGAGACTTCTAGATTTAAATTCCATTTCGGTTCTTGCGCAACATGTTCACTATTACATCAATGGAATTAGACTAGTATTGTTGGGGGGTGCACTGGATATAAAAGATAAGTATAGTTTCGATTTCCAGCTCATTCAATCACAGGAACAATGGACTAATTTTCTTCTCAAATTTTGGAGAGATGCCGAAGAATTTGCAGAACTTGTAGAGCGGTTGCCTGAGGGTCGACTCTCTGAATATTTTGTTGAAGAAAAGTATGGGACTTATTTGAGGAATATAGAGGCGATGATAGAGCATAGCTATTACCACCTCGGTCAAATAGTAATGATAAAGAAAATATTGAACAATCAAAAAAAGATCCAATAA
- a CDS encoding DoxX family protein, which yields MKKNKIIFWIATVILILWEGVMPLGTLLFAPQYANAGTKPLGYPDYFAYTLIICKVLGVIAIAYPKMSATVREWAYAGLSFSLIFAFISHAFVDKNIGFMLMPVVVLGILAVSYIYNNKIR from the coding sequence ATGAAAAAGAACAAAATTATCTTTTGGATAGCGACGGTCATCCTTATCCTCTGGGAAGGTGTAATGCCACTTGGCACTCTTCTTTTTGCTCCGCAATATGCAAATGCAGGCACAAAACCTTTAGGATATCCCGATTACTTTGCCTATACACTTATTATTTGCAAAGTACTGGGTGTGATAGCAATTGCCTATCCCAAAATGTCTGCTACTGTAAGAGAGTGGGCATATGCTGGTCTTTCTTTTAGTCTTATTTTTGCCTTTATTAGTCATGCGTTTGTTGACAAGAATATTGGATTTATGTTGATGCCAGTTGTGGTACTTGGCATACTTGCAGTCTCTTATATTTACAACAACAAGATTAGATAA
- a CDS encoding GlxA family transcriptional regulator — MRISVFVPQHGVIEAITPAFRTFHTANEFLTVFGKKPIFDVEYVGLQEYVPANNGEYTIKTNRLISDVTQTDLLIIPPTLGDMDYGIKANAEAIPYFTKLHLKGTSLASLCVGAFLLAETGLLTGKKCSTHWAYINEFREKYPQVEVEDGAIITEYENIYSSGGASSLWNLILYLVEKYSDRETAVMIAKYFALDISRDSQSQFAIFRGQRNHSDAEMQKAQDYIEKNYEGKITVEDLANLTSVGRRTFERRFKEATNNTPIEYIQRVRIEAAKKFFEASRKNVSEVMYDVGYTDTKAFRDIFKKITGLTPIEYRNKFAKVSNEV, encoded by the coding sequence ATGCGCATCTCAGTTTTTGTACCTCAACACGGAGTAATAGAAGCAATTACTCCGGCATTCAGGACCTTTCATACGGCTAATGAATTTCTTACGGTATTTGGGAAAAAACCAATTTTTGATGTAGAATACGTGGGTTTGCAGGAATATGTGCCCGCCAATAATGGCGAGTATACGATAAAAACGAATCGACTTATTAGCGATGTCACCCAAACAGATTTGCTTATCATACCGCCCACTTTAGGGGATATGGACTACGGCATAAAAGCAAATGCAGAGGCCATACCCTATTTTACAAAGCTACATTTAAAGGGAACCAGTCTCGCTAGCTTATGTGTGGGAGCTTTCCTCCTAGCAGAAACTGGATTGCTAACCGGTAAAAAATGTTCTACACATTGGGCATATATCAATGAGTTTAGGGAAAAATACCCACAAGTAGAAGTAGAAGATGGCGCCATAATAACCGAATATGAGAATATCTATAGTAGCGGTGGCGCTAGCAGCCTCTGGAACCTAATACTTTACCTAGTAGAGAAGTATTCTGATAGAGAGACTGCCGTGATGATTGCCAAATATTTTGCTTTGGATATCAGTAGAGACAGCCAATCTCAATTTGCTATCTTTAGAGGACAGAGAAATCATAGTGACGCTGAGATGCAGAAAGCGCAGGACTATATAGAAAAAAACTATGAAGGAAAAATTACCGTTGAGGATTTAGCAAACCTTACTAGCGTAGGCCGGCGAACATTTGAAAGAAGATTTAAAGAAGCGACAAACAATACTCCTATTGAGTACATACAGCGAGTACGAATTGAAGCTGCTAAGAAATTTTTTGAGGCATCCCGGAAAAACGTATCTGAGGTCATGTATGATGTAGGGTACACGGATACTAAAGCATTCAGGGACATTTTTAAAAAAATTACAGGTCTTACGCCGATAGAGTATCGGAATAAATTTGCGAAGGTTTCGAACGAAGTATAG
- a CDS encoding glyoxalase, producing the protein MFVQDRARATSGIFITFAGNCKKALTSYQKCFGGFLYFEVLEAKLEGYTEAPIISGSLISSSVIIHGSDLVHDEGREIGNYIAIFLSCKTIADRKLLAERLTGGMTMLPTKNWENQTLIEITDLFDVRWVLSI; encoded by the coding sequence ATGTTTGTTCAAGATCGCGCTAGAGCAACCAGTGGTATCTTCATTACGTTCGCTGGAAATTGTAAGAAAGCACTTACATCTTATCAAAAATGTTTTGGAGGATTCTTGTACTTTGAAGTTTTGGAGGCCAAATTAGAGGGGTACACAGAAGCGCCGATCATCAGTGGTTCCCTAATTTCCAGCAGTGTCATCATTCACGGTTCAGATTTAGTGCATGACGAGGGGCGGGAAATCGGCAATTACATAGCTATTTTTCTCTCCTGTAAGACGATTGCTGATAGAAAGCTGCTTGCAGAGCGATTGACAGGTGGTATGACTATGCTTCCAACGAAAAATTGGGAAAATCAGACACTCATCGAAATCACGGACCTCTTTGATGTAAGGTGGGTGTTATCGATTTAA
- a CDS encoding TIGR00730 family Rossman fold protein → MYKVKSIVVFCASSLGQSDCYEKQATYVGHIFAQRGIRLVYGGGRVGLMGAVANGALSKGGEVIGVIPQFLNSKEREHTGVTKLITVDTMHDRKRIMHDYSDAVVALPGGFGTLEELFEMITWGQLGLHNKPVGLLNINGFYDHLIQFIEHMVNEGLLKPENQRMLLVAETIEDLLDKMERYEAPQMTKWIQKDEI, encoded by the coding sequence ATGTATAAAGTTAAAAGCATTGTTGTTTTCTGCGCGTCTAGTTTAGGACAATCCGATTGTTATGAAAAACAAGCGACATATGTGGGGCATATTTTTGCACAACGTGGTATCCGTTTGGTATACGGGGGAGGTAGAGTTGGATTGATGGGGGCCGTGGCAAATGGGGCATTGTCAAAAGGAGGTGAAGTGATTGGTGTCATTCCTCAATTCTTGAATTCCAAGGAACGAGAACATACTGGAGTCACCAAATTGATTACCGTGGATACTATGCACGACCGTAAGCGAATTATGCATGATTATTCAGATGCCGTTGTCGCGCTTCCGGGTGGATTTGGTACGCTTGAAGAGCTTTTTGAGATGATTACTTGGGGACAGCTCGGTTTACATAACAAGCCGGTAGGCCTCTTGAATATAAATGGATTCTATGACCATTTGATTCAATTTATCGAACACATGGTCAATGAAGGTTTATTGAAACCCGAAAATCAACGAATGTTATTAGTTGCGGAGACCATTGAAGATTTACTGGATAAAATGGAAAGGTACGAAGCACCCCAGATGACAAAATGGATCCAAAAGGATGAAATTTGA
- a CDS encoding SRPBCC family protein gives MTQQTKIKVEATINAPVEKVWHAWNTPSDIMQWNTPDPSWHCPASENDLRVHGKFKNRMEAKDGSFGFDFEGIYDTVERYKEITYTMSDGRTVSTVFQEDHGQTVLTTIFDPETQNDPEFQKQGWQAILDNFVKYVTMK, from the coding sequence ATGACACAACAAACAAAAATCAAGGTAGAAGCAACAATCAATGCTCCCGTAGAGAAAGTATGGCACGCTTGGAATACACCTTCCGATATCATGCAATGGAATACTCCCGACCCAAGCTGGCATTGCCCAGCCAGCGAAAATGACCTCCGCGTACACGGTAAGTTCAAGAATAGAATGGAAGCCAAAGATGGCAGCTTTGGATTTGATTTTGAAGGAATATATGATACGGTCGAGCGTTATAAAGAAATCACCTATACGATGTCCGATGGTCGTACTGTTAGTACAGTATTTCAAGAGGATCATGGTCAAACGGTGTTGACAACAATTTTTGATCCAGAGACACAAAATGATCCTGAATTTCAGAAACAAGGGTGGCAAGCTATTTTAGATAACTTCGTAAAATATGTAACAATGAAATAA
- a CDS encoding SDR family oxidoreductase, producing MNLNLKDKVVIVTGGAKGIGRAIVLALAAEGAIPVIVGRNTQDNEIVKAEVEALGNTALCIEAELSIPEHNAIAVEKTLERYGRIDGLVNNAGVNDGVGLASGDYQKFVDSLHKNLIHYYLMAHHSLAALKLAKGSIVNITSKTAETGQGNTSAYAASNGGRNALTREWAVELLPYSVRVNAIVVAESSTPQYDRWIQTLTNPEETLKKITDRIPLEHRMTTPEEIADMTVFLLSDRSSHTTGQLIHVDGGYVHLDRSIIAE from the coding sequence ATGAATTTGAACCTTAAAGATAAAGTGGTCATTGTCACGGGCGGAGCCAAAGGCATCGGTCGGGCGATTGTGCTCGCGCTCGCTGCCGAAGGTGCTATCCCTGTTATCGTTGGACGCAATACGCAGGATAATGAAATAGTTAAAGCGGAGGTAGAAGCGTTAGGCAACACAGCCCTATGTATTGAAGCCGAACTTTCCATCCCCGAGCATAATGCAATTGCCGTTGAAAAGACGTTGGAGCGCTACGGACGTATTGATGGGCTTGTTAATAATGCAGGAGTCAATGACGGAGTAGGATTGGCGTCTGGAGATTATCAAAAATTTGTGGATTCTCTTCATAAAAATCTAATCCATTACTATTTAATGGCCCATCATTCACTGGCAGCATTAAAGCTAGCAAAGGGCAGTATCGTCAACATCACATCTAAGACCGCGGAGACGGGGCAGGGCAATACGTCAGCTTATGCCGCATCCAACGGTGGGCGCAACGCATTGACCCGGGAGTGGGCTGTTGAGCTTTTACCATATTCGGTCAGAGTCAATGCTATTGTCGTAGCGGAGTCTTCTACCCCCCAATATGACCGATGGATTCAGACATTGACAAATCCCGAAGAGACATTGAAGAAGATAACTGATCGTATTCCTTTGGAACACCGGATGACTACGCCAGAGGAGATTGCCGATATGACGGTGTTTCTATTGTCAGACCGGTCCAGCCATACGACAGGACAGTTGATCCACGTAGATGGTGGCTATGTGCATCTGGATAGATCTATCATAGCCGAATAA